The Sporosarcina luteola genome contains a region encoding:
- a CDS encoding DctP family TRAP transporter solute-binding subunit, with the protein MKMKKGRILGAIGLTAMLMLGACSKDDSGSASSDKKYNLKMSVTVNDSSTWYKAAEKLANDMKDETDGRVNIEVFPNEQLSGGDQGKGVELLAKGQTDLSLHSTIIYSILDDRFGVPSAPFLFSEHAEADKVFSGKGGEMIGEILNEKGVELLGFGENGFRQVTNSKHEIKSPADMKGMKIRIPGINMYTDLYRALGADPTTMAFSEVFTSLQQGTIHGQENPIDVIHSSKLNEVQDYLTQWNYSYDPLVLGINKKLFDSMSKEDQELFKKLGKEAAAYQIVLAREKESKQIEELKAAGMQFYEPTEAEMEEFKAAVQPLYEKYKDIWGEDLLKAFQDQ; encoded by the coding sequence ATGAAGATGAAAAAGGGAAGAATTTTAGGTGCAATCGGGTTAACCGCAATGCTTATGCTTGGTGCATGTTCAAAAGATGATTCAGGCAGCGCATCGAGCGACAAAAAATACAATTTGAAAATGTCCGTAACGGTGAATGACTCATCCACTTGGTACAAAGCAGCGGAGAAACTCGCCAATGACATGAAGGATGAAACAGACGGCAGGGTCAATATCGAAGTGTTCCCGAATGAACAGTTATCGGGCGGGGACCAAGGGAAAGGTGTCGAGCTACTGGCGAAAGGGCAGACCGATTTAAGCTTGCACTCCACAATTATTTACTCCATCCTTGATGACCGATTCGGGGTTCCGAGTGCTCCATTCCTGTTCAGTGAACATGCGGAAGCGGATAAAGTGTTCAGTGGCAAGGGCGGTGAAATGATCGGTGAAATCCTTAATGAAAAAGGCGTAGAATTGCTTGGATTTGGCGAAAACGGCTTCCGTCAAGTGACGAACAGCAAGCATGAAATCAAATCGCCTGCAGATATGAAAGGCATGAAAATCCGTATACCAGGCATTAACATGTACACGGATTTGTATCGTGCATTAGGTGCGGACCCAACGACAATGGCATTCTCTGAAGTGTTCACATCACTGCAGCAAGGCACAATCCACGGGCAGGAAAATCCGATTGACGTCATCCATTCTTCCAAGCTGAATGAAGTCCAAGATTATTTGACGCAATGGAACTATTCATATGACCCGCTAGTGCTTGGCATTAACAAGAAGCTATTTGACTCGATGAGCAAGGAAGACCAAGAGCTGTTCAAGAAACTCGGAAAAGAAGCCGCGGCTTACCAAATCGTGCTTGCACGCGAAAAAGAGTCGAAGCAAATTGAAGAGTTGAAAGCTGCCGGCATGCAATTTTATGAGCCGACTGAAGCGGAAATGGAAGAATTCAAAGCTGCTGTTCAACCGCTATACGAAAAATACAAAGACATCTGGGGCGAAGATTTGCTGAAAGCGTTCCAAGATCAATAA
- a CDS encoding TRAP transporter small permease, translating into MERVISRLEEWIVVIVLSIMSTIAFVNIVSRGFLGYSFSFAEEITVNLFVALTFVGTAIGVRQYAHLGFTLIYDLANVVVKNIITILVGVLMSLLFVILVYFGIQMLLFQVQMGQKTPALGWPQWIFSMAMPIGAALCLFRTVQATIKEYREQNGKGEQAL; encoded by the coding sequence ATGGAGAGAGTGATTAGCAGATTAGAAGAGTGGATTGTTGTAATCGTTTTGTCCATCATGTCCACAATCGCTTTTGTCAACATAGTTTCAAGGGGATTCTTAGGCTATTCGTTTTCCTTTGCCGAGGAAATCACAGTGAACTTGTTCGTAGCACTTACGTTTGTCGGGACAGCCATAGGTGTGCGCCAATACGCACACCTAGGCTTTACATTGATTTATGATTTAGCGAATGTAGTTGTGAAAAACATCATTACGATTCTCGTTGGCGTCTTGATGTCGCTTTTATTTGTCATTCTTGTCTATTTCGGGATTCAAATGCTTTTATTCCAAGTGCAAATGGGCCAGAAAACACCTGCACTCGGATGGCCGCAATGGATATTCTCCATGGCAATGCCGATTGGAGCGGCTTTGTGCCTGTTCAGGACTGTGCAAGCGACGATCAAAGAGTACCGTGAGCAAAATGGGAAAGGGGAGCAGGCGCTATGA
- a CDS encoding TRAP transporter large permease has product MMALILFGLFFLLVMLRLPIAVALAISSIAVLFTGSGMFGLELVADIMYSSVSKFTLLAIPFFILAGVIMEQAGISKRLIEFAQTLVGHRKSGIVFVTVMTAIFFAAISGSGPATVAAIGGILIPAMVKNGYKKETAGGLVASSGAIGIIIPPSIAFIVFAVVAGDQIPVSIGRLFIAGIIPGLLLGGGFILAAMYVRWKQERTEGPIEGFVREKATGKERLRAFVSAFWGLMIPIIILGGIYGGYFTPTEAAVVAVFYGLFVGFVIYRELNLKKLYDILVAASVQTATVMFIVSAASVYAYIITTEQIARQISSAMLGISENPIIILLLVNVLLLIAGMFIDAISAYYIFIPILLPIMLFMDVDPTVFGVFMTVNLAIGLFTPPVGLNLFVAAGISGTSIGRLSIGVMPFIVSSIIILLLITFVPQISTFLPDLLNVK; this is encoded by the coding sequence ATGATGGCTTTAATATTATTTGGTCTGTTTTTCTTGCTCGTCATGCTTCGGCTGCCGATCGCGGTGGCGCTTGCCATTTCATCCATTGCTGTACTGTTCACGGGCAGCGGGATGTTCGGCCTTGAATTGGTCGCTGATATCATGTATTCAAGCGTGTCGAAGTTCACGTTGCTTGCGATTCCGTTTTTCATTTTGGCGGGAGTCATCATGGAACAGGCTGGCATTTCGAAAAGGCTGATTGAGTTTGCACAAACGTTGGTCGGCCATCGGAAGAGTGGAATCGTTTTCGTCACTGTCATGACGGCGATATTCTTTGCCGCGATTTCAGGATCGGGCCCAGCGACAGTTGCTGCAATCGGTGGAATTCTCATTCCGGCAATGGTGAAGAACGGTTATAAGAAAGAGACGGCTGGAGGACTAGTGGCAAGTTCAGGCGCGATTGGTATCATCATTCCTCCAAGTATCGCTTTCATCGTGTTTGCCGTAGTTGCTGGCGACCAGATACCGGTATCGATTGGACGATTATTCATTGCGGGCATCATCCCGGGATTATTGCTTGGCGGCGGATTCATTCTTGCTGCAATGTATGTCAGGTGGAAACAGGAACGGACGGAAGGCCCTATTGAAGGGTTTGTTCGAGAGAAGGCAACAGGTAAAGAGCGTTTGAGAGCGTTTGTAAGTGCTTTTTGGGGATTAATGATACCTATTATCATTTTAGGTGGGATCTATGGCGGATATTTCACACCGACAGAAGCTGCAGTAGTCGCAGTTTTTTACGGTCTATTCGTCGGCTTCGTCATCTATCGTGAACTGAACTTGAAGAAACTATACGATATTTTAGTCGCAGCATCGGTACAGACAGCGACCGTCATGTTCATCGTAAGTGCGGCATCCGTCTATGCGTATATCATTACGACGGAGCAGATTGCGAGACAGATTTCCAGTGCGATGCTCGGTATTTCGGAAAACCCGATCATCATCCTATTGCTTGTCAACGTATTACTGTTGATTGCAGGAATGTTCATCGATGCAATTTCCGCGTACTATATTTTCATTCCGATTCTATTGCCGATCATGCTCTTCATGGATGTCGATCCGACCGTTTTCGGTGTCTTCATGACAGTCAACTTGGCAATCGGACTCTTCACACCGCCTGTAGGCTTGAACTTATTTGTCGCGGCGGGCATTTCGGGGACATCGATCGGCAGGTTATCGATAGGGGTTATGCCGTTCATCGTTTCTTCGATCATCATTCTGCTGCTAATTACCTTCGTACCGCAAATATCTACATTTTTGCCGGATTTATTAAACGTCAAATAG
- a CDS encoding SDR family NAD(P)-dependent oxidoreductase — protein sequence MKLKGQTAIITGAASGIGAESAVRLAREGANLVLIDLNPCSKTIESIQSEYPDSKLLECLGDIRDPEFVKAAVARASDSFGELHILVNNAGTCGRLGIDNTPLDIWDRDMDTNVKAAFLFMQAVIYPHMIDQKYGRIINISSISGINGGVTSGDDANGRSGPAYAASKGAVIALTKWAAKELGSLSITCNSVAPGATETGITSGVPYDVSQQAVKRMGTPADIAEAVLYFALPESGYTTGQVLKVDGGYSFG from the coding sequence ATGAAACTTAAGGGGCAAACAGCAATCATAACGGGAGCGGCGAGCGGCATAGGAGCCGAGTCCGCCGTCCGTCTTGCTAGAGAAGGCGCGAATCTCGTCCTGATCGATTTGAATCCTTGCAGTAAAACAATCGAATCCATCCAATCGGAGTATCCGGACTCGAAATTGTTGGAATGTCTAGGCGACATCCGAGATCCCGAATTCGTCAAAGCCGCTGTCGCACGTGCCTCAGATTCATTCGGGGAACTGCATATTTTAGTGAACAATGCAGGGACTTGCGGAAGGCTCGGAATCGACAATACTCCGCTCGATATTTGGGACCGTGATATGGACACGAATGTGAAAGCTGCATTCCTGTTCATGCAGGCGGTCATTTACCCGCATATGATCGATCAGAAGTATGGACGGATCATCAATATCAGTTCCATCTCAGGAATTAATGGCGGTGTCACTTCGGGAGATGACGCTAATGGACGATCCGGTCCGGCATACGCAGCATCGAAAGGGGCGGTCATCGCCTTGACGAAATGGGCGGCAAAGGAATTGGGTTCCCTCAGCATTACTTGCAATTCAGTGGCACCGGGGGCAACCGAGACGGGAATCACTTCTGGCGTTCCATATGACGTCAGCCAGCAAGCCGTCAAACGGATGGGGACTCCTGCCGATATTGCGGAAGCCGTCCTCTATTTCGCATTGCCGGAATCGGGATATACGACCGGCCAAGTGTTGAAGGTCGATGGAGGTTATAGCTTTGGATAA
- a CDS encoding PPC domain-containing DNA-binding protein — translation MDKRIQAVHDRKSDRIAGRFMKGIDLFEGIKGVCKEFGVEAAQFQCLGSLEYATYVQLDRKEDNTLYYSSETVTDTPVELLSGTGFVGLDMEGKLEVHFHGMFVDCNKNLNGGHFIDGKNPVAVTIEFALLPLNGIRMQRGLDEIYGIPVFQFREKE, via the coding sequence TTGGATAAGCGGATACAAGCCGTGCATGACAGGAAGTCAGATCGGATTGCCGGGCGATTCATGAAAGGCATCGATCTGTTTGAAGGGATCAAAGGCGTCTGCAAGGAGTTCGGGGTGGAGGCAGCGCAATTTCAATGTCTGGGGTCGCTTGAGTACGCAACATATGTCCAATTGGATCGAAAAGAAGATAACACGCTGTACTATTCATCGGAAACCGTAACAGATACGCCGGTTGAATTGCTGTCGGGGACCGGCTTTGTCGGTCTCGACATGGAAGGTAAGCTTGAAGTCCATTTCCACGGGATGTTCGTCGACTGTAATAAGAATTTGAACGGTGGGCATTTCATCGACGGCAAGAATCCGGTCGCCGTCACGATTGAGTTTGCCCTCTTACCATTGAACGGCATCCGTATGCAACGGGGGCTGGATGAGATTTATGGCATTCCTGTATTTCAATTTAGGGAGAAGGAGTGA
- a CDS encoding class I adenylate-forming enzyme family protein, whose amino-acid sequence METLGKLAMKSAIAYPDKVAVKDKDRLLTYREMMERVFALTAYFHETGLKKGDRVGILMANRLEHIELDVATALTGVIKVPLNYRLHPKEHNYMLKDADVCLVIGDAELIEPIGTDVAVLKIGEDYEQAVKAHLGKQYIEEIGEDDLFAIMYTSGTTGNPKGVMLSHRNMISGALSLAVACGTDYDDIIGHVAPLTHGSNFLSHVAWLYGLTQVVFDKFEPEEFVNDLARERVSTIFLVPTMVNLMIQHPNFNPVKLSTLKTINMAGSAIAASKLEQALSLVGPIFAQTYGQVEAPMCITMMPKNEMSNRLESCGRTGLFVDMKIVDDEGNEVADGEVGEIICKGSLVMQGYWNNKQATEETLKDGWLHTGDLGWKSAEGYLHIVDRKKDVIISGGVNIYPREVEEVLNLHNGVKETCVIGVPDEKWGENVIAYVVLNGTVEVTEEELIALCIENMASFKKPKEIHIVDELPKSSYGKILKRELRSKHEEVKA is encoded by the coding sequence ATGGAAACATTGGGGAAGTTAGCAATGAAATCGGCCATCGCTTATCCGGACAAGGTGGCTGTGAAGGATAAGGATCGGTTACTTACATATCGGGAAATGATGGAGCGGGTTTTCGCCCTGACAGCCTATTTCCATGAAACAGGGCTGAAGAAAGGTGACCGTGTCGGTATCCTTATGGCAAATCGACTTGAGCATATTGAACTTGACGTCGCTACAGCGCTCACGGGCGTCATTAAAGTCCCATTAAATTATCGGCTACATCCGAAAGAGCATAACTACATGCTGAAAGATGCCGATGTGTGCCTTGTCATCGGGGATGCGGAATTGATTGAACCAATTGGAACGGATGTCGCCGTACTGAAAATTGGAGAGGACTATGAGCAAGCCGTAAAAGCACACCTCGGAAAACAATATATAGAAGAAATCGGGGAAGACGATCTGTTCGCGATCATGTATACATCGGGAACGACGGGCAATCCGAAAGGCGTCATGCTGTCACACCGCAATATGATATCGGGTGCTTTGTCGCTTGCCGTCGCTTGTGGTACGGACTATGACGACATCATCGGGCATGTCGCGCCATTGACACACGGCAGTAACTTCCTTTCGCATGTCGCCTGGCTGTATGGATTGACGCAAGTCGTATTCGATAAATTCGAACCGGAAGAATTCGTCAATGACTTGGCGAGGGAGCGAGTATCGACGATTTTCCTTGTGCCGACGATGGTGAACTTGATGATCCAACACCCGAATTTTAACCCGGTGAAACTGTCGACGCTGAAAACGATCAATATGGCAGGTTCTGCGATTGCAGCTAGCAAGCTAGAACAGGCATTGTCGCTCGTCGGACCGATTTTCGCCCAAACATACGGACAAGTCGAAGCACCGATGTGCATTACAATGATGCCGAAGAACGAAATGAGCAACAGGCTGGAATCATGCGGCCGCACAGGGCTCTTCGTCGATATGAAGATTGTCGATGACGAAGGGAATGAAGTCGCTGACGGAGAAGTGGGCGAAATCATCTGCAAAGGATCTCTCGTCATGCAAGGCTATTGGAATAATAAGCAGGCGACGGAAGAGACATTGAAGGACGGATGGCTCCATACAGGCGATCTCGGTTGGAAGAGCGCCGAAGGGTATCTTCATATCGTCGACCGCAAAAAGGACGTCATCATTTCGGGAGGCGTCAATATCTATCCGCGTGAAGTGGAGGAAGTGCTTAACTTGCATAACGGCGTGAAGGAGACTTGCGTCATCGGCGTGCCAGACGAGAAGTGGGGAGAGAATGTCATCGCCTACGTCGTCTTGAACGGCACGGTGGAAGTGACGGAAGAGGAGCTTATCGCCTTATGCATCGAAAACATGGCAAGCTTTAAAAAGCCGAAAGAGATTCATATCGTGGATGAACTGCCAAAGAGCTCGTACGGAAAAATCCTAAAACGGGAACTCCGGAGCAAGCATGAGGAGGTCAAGGCATGA
- a CDS encoding thiolase C-terminal domain-containing protein — translation MTNVYVHGIGMTQFGTFVDKSMKELLLEACIKALEDAGNPKVDAVYVGNFMGGAIYNQEILGAIVANELGLGFIPTAKVEGACASGGIALRQGIMGILSGEYETVLVAGVEKMKHASTSEVTQAINAAMDNDSNEKQAGLTFPGFFGVLANRYFYETGASKKHLAMVALKNREHALNNPLAQFQKPATLDEIMNARIITNPLGLFDCSPMTDGAAALVISKKKSGVHIRSSAQSSGPTQMQDADDLLSIPAIRESGRLAYEKAGVGPEDIDVVEIHDCFSMTEVLAIEELGFFNKREGWKAVEEGRTKSTGDKPVNTSGGLLSRGHPIGATGIAQIYHLVRQLRGTAPNQVDGARLALAQNLGGTGSYSTVHILERV, via the coding sequence ATGACGAATGTATATGTCCATGGAATCGGAATGACGCAATTCGGTACGTTCGTCGACAAGTCAATGAAGGAATTATTGTTGGAGGCATGCATCAAGGCATTAGAGGATGCCGGCAATCCGAAAGTCGATGCTGTCTATGTAGGGAACTTCATGGGAGGCGCCATCTATAACCAGGAAATCCTTGGTGCGATCGTCGCCAATGAATTGGGGCTAGGATTCATTCCGACAGCGAAGGTCGAAGGGGCTTGCGCTTCGGGTGGAATTGCATTGCGGCAAGGCATCATGGGCATCTTGAGCGGTGAATATGAAACGGTGCTTGTTGCGGGGGTGGAAAAGATGAAGCATGCGTCCACTTCCGAAGTGACACAGGCAATCAATGCAGCAATGGACAACGATTCGAATGAAAAGCAGGCGGGATTGACGTTCCCAGGCTTTTTCGGCGTCTTGGCAAACCGGTACTTTTATGAAACAGGCGCATCGAAAAAACATTTGGCGATGGTAGCCTTGAAGAACCGCGAGCATGCACTCAATAATCCGCTCGCGCAATTCCAGAAACCTGCGACGCTCGATGAAATTATGAATGCGCGCATCATTACGAATCCGTTAGGCCTGTTCGACTGCTCGCCGATGACGGACGGTGCAGCTGCGCTCGTCATTTCGAAGAAGAAATCGGGCGTGCATATCCGTTCATCCGCCCAAAGCTCGGGCCCTACGCAAATGCAGGACGCTGATGATCTGTTATCCATCCCGGCCATCAGGGAATCGGGCCGCCTCGCTTATGAAAAAGCGGGTGTTGGGCCAGAAGATATCGATGTCGTAGAAATCCATGACTGCTTTTCGATGACGGAAGTGCTCGCCATCGAGGAATTGGGCTTCTTCAACAAACGCGAAGGATGGAAAGCGGTCGAAGAGGGACGGACGAAATCGACTGGAGACAAGCCGGTCAATACGAGTGGTGGCTTGCTGTCACGTGGCCATCCGATTGGTGCGACAGGAATCGCGCAGATATATCACCTTGTCCGGCAACTTCGTGGTACTGCACCGAACCAAGTGGATGGGGCAAGGCTTGCATTGGCTCAAAATTTGGGCGGCACAGGTTCGTATTCAACGGTGCATATTTTGGAGAGGGTGTGA
- a CDS encoding Zn-ribbon domain-containing OB-fold protein, with protein MKIFKCNSCDYVSVSSKYTCPQCRTGKLEAQEVSPIGTVFSFTDIHIAPAEFADIAPYTIALIQLDEANVKVTARMDDPVQIGDKADLDKMENGAYLYTKL; from the coding sequence ATGAAAATTTTCAAATGCAATTCATGCGATTACGTAAGTGTCTCATCAAAATACACATGCCCGCAGTGCAGAACCGGCAAGCTTGAAGCACAGGAAGTGTCTCCGATAGGAACGGTCTTCAGCTTTACGGATATCCACATCGCACCCGCCGAGTTCGCGGACATCGCCCCTTATACGATCGCGCTCATCCAGCTTGACGAGGCGAATGTGAAAGTAACCGCGAGGATGGATGACCCTGTACAAATCGGTGACAAGGCCGATTTGGACAAAATGGAGAACGGCGCTTATTTATATACGAAATTATGA
- a CDS encoding bile acid:sodium symporter family protein, whose amino-acid sequence MKALQVATGIVSKYLPIWIVLLSLIAYLAPDFFIPIRSLTGAGLGTIFLLMGLSLSTDKLMAVIKKPKFAFLGVFLKWTMTVGVSIAIAYLFFKDEAEIATGVILAGAVPSGTSANIYTFIAGGEVALSITMATMDTFISPVLTPTLVQVFAGKLIPIAFWPLFLNIIYIVFIPLLAGLFIQWKWTKKVEVIKPYTSVLSQLALFVVILSVISSAQQSLEQNLSVLPLVFAAVILQVCIPMAGGYFIAKLLKVTEQNARAILFHTGICNTALAATLAMEHVSSLAAVPAVANMVVNLTVGALVASLFENKFKLQKTDSVAVRE is encoded by the coding sequence TTGAAAGCATTGCAAGTGGCGACAGGAATCGTATCGAAATATTTGCCGATATGGATTGTCCTTCTGTCCTTGATCGCGTACTTGGCACCTGACTTTTTCATTCCGATACGCAGTTTGACAGGCGCCGGGCTCGGAACGATCTTCCTTCTCATGGGGCTATCTTTGTCGACTGATAAACTGATGGCAGTAATCAAAAAACCGAAATTCGCATTTCTCGGCGTCTTCCTCAAGTGGACAATGACAGTCGGCGTTTCGATAGCAATCGCGTACCTGTTCTTCAAGGACGAAGCGGAAATTGCGACAGGCGTCATCTTGGCGGGGGCGGTACCGAGCGGCACATCCGCCAATATCTACACATTCATCGCAGGCGGCGAAGTGGCGTTAAGCATCACGATGGCTACGATGGATACATTCATCTCGCCGGTATTGACGCCTACGCTCGTGCAAGTGTTTGCGGGAAAGTTGATTCCAATCGCATTTTGGCCGTTGTTCCTTAATATCATTTATATCGTGTTCATTCCGTTGTTGGCGGGATTGTTCATTCAATGGAAGTGGACAAAAAAGGTGGAAGTCATCAAACCGTACACATCCGTCCTCTCCCAGCTCGCGTTGTTCGTCGTCATCCTGTCGGTCATTTCGAGTGCCCAGCAATCATTGGAGCAAAATCTTTCGGTGCTGCCTCTCGTATTCGCAGCAGTCATCCTCCAAGTATGCATCCCGATGGCTGGCGGCTATTTCATCGCGAAGCTGCTGAAGGTGACCGAACAGAACGCCCGCGCAATCCTCTTTCATACAGGTATCTGCAACACTGCGCTTGCCGCGACTCTTGCGATGGAGCACGTCAGCTCGCTCGCCGCTGTTCCCGCCGTCGCCAATATGGTCGTCAACCTGACAGTCGGGGCGCTTGTGGCAAGTCTGTTTGAGAATAAATTCAAGTTGCAAAAGACCGATTCCGTTGCAGTGAGGGAATGA
- a CDS encoding IseA DL-endopeptidase inhibitor family protein, with product MKKRTMNIVAVILLLLTTSACGGKRSIGQADLTPKGAVELATAWTGSAAIIQAGGLYKEGEYKTFAHKGLEYRYLAAHLDSKKKMKAELQKFVTKKKAKRFMKDNGILKHKGKLASPEVEEAPGSLHQWEIATAREIKSKKGRKTFELTVPIGDTRTAETIIVSYDYVKKSGWRIDKFNE from the coding sequence ATGAAAAAGAGGACAATGAACATAGTCGCGGTCATTTTACTATTGCTCACGACATCGGCTTGCGGCGGGAAACGATCAATCGGCCAAGCCGACCTAACGCCGAAGGGTGCCGTGGAACTTGCAACCGCATGGACCGGATCGGCCGCAATCATCCAGGCCGGCGGATTGTATAAGGAAGGCGAGTACAAGACATTCGCCCATAAAGGATTGGAGTACCGCTATTTAGCCGCCCACTTGGATTCTAAAAAGAAGATGAAGGCTGAACTTCAAAAGTTCGTGACGAAGAAGAAAGCGAAACGATTCATGAAAGATAATGGCATCTTAAAGCACAAAGGAAAGTTGGCTTCACCCGAAGTGGAAGAAGCGCCGGGCTCTCTGCACCAATGGGAGATTGCGACAGCTAGAGAGATAAAATCGAAAAAAGGCAGGAAGACGTTCGAACTCACTGTCCCGATTGGCGACACCCGAACCGCCGAGACGATCATCGTAAGCTACGACTACGTGAAAAAATCCGGATGGCGGATCGATAAATTCAATGAGTAA
- the ilvD gene encoding dihydroxy-acid dehydratase — MRSDMIKKGIDRAPHRSLLYATGVKTKDLEKPFIGVCNSYIDIIPGHKHLNKFAEIVKEAIWEAGGVPFEFNTIGVDDGIAMGHIGMRYSLPSRELIADSAETVINAHWFDGVFYIPNCDKITPGMLMAAVRTNVPSVFVSGGPMEAGVSSSGSPLSLTSVFEGVGAYKSGKMTAEELLDIEANACPTCGSCSGMFTANSMNCLMEMLGMALPGNGTIVATSDERHKLIKEAAKNLIRMVKEDVKPRDIITKEAIDDAFALDMAMGGSTNTVLHTLAIAHEAEIEYSVQDINTVAERVPYLAKIMPASDISMDDIFKAGGVSAIINELTKIPGAIHPDRITITGKTMREDVQDYHITNDQVIRTKDNPYSPVGGLSVLFGNIAPEGGVIKVGAVDPSIKQFTGEAIVFESQEAAQENIDNGTVREGHVVVIRYEGPKGGPGMPEMLAPTSSIQGRGLGTTVALITDGRFSGASRGISIGHISPEAAEGGPIALVEDGDIIDIDLTNRTIELKVSDEILAARKSKLQPFEPKIKKGYLARYSKLVTSASTGGVMKI, encoded by the coding sequence ATGAGAAGTGACATGATTAAAAAAGGGATTGACCGTGCGCCTCATAGGAGTCTCCTTTACGCAACGGGTGTTAAAACGAAAGATTTAGAGAAACCTTTCATCGGTGTATGTAATTCATATATTGATATTATTCCGGGCCACAAACATTTAAATAAATTTGCTGAAATTGTAAAAGAGGCAATTTGGGAAGCCGGAGGGGTTCCATTCGAATTCAACACGATCGGTGTAGATGATGGAATCGCGATGGGGCATATTGGAATGCGTTATTCACTGCCGAGCCGCGAACTGATTGCGGATTCTGCTGAAACGGTCATCAATGCTCACTGGTTCGACGGAGTGTTCTACATTCCGAACTGTGACAAGATCACGCCTGGCATGCTCATGGCAGCGGTTCGGACGAATGTCCCTTCCGTCTTCGTCTCAGGCGGACCGATGGAAGCGGGCGTCTCCTCATCAGGTTCACCGCTTTCCCTTACATCCGTATTTGAAGGGGTCGGAGCATACAAATCGGGCAAGATGACGGCGGAAGAGCTTCTTGACATTGAAGCTAATGCATGTCCGACATGCGGCTCGTGCTCAGGAATGTTCACCGCGAACTCAATGAACTGCCTGATGGAAATGCTAGGAATGGCGTTGCCGGGCAATGGAACAATTGTCGCAACATCCGATGAGCGTCACAAACTGATCAAGGAAGCGGCTAAGAACTTGATCCGCATGGTGAAAGAGGATGTCAAACCGCGCGACATCATTACGAAGGAAGCAATCGATGACGCATTCGCACTAGATATGGCGATGGGCGGATCGACCAATACGGTCTTACATACATTGGCGATTGCGCACGAGGCGGAAATCGAATATAGCGTCCAGGATATTAACACAGTTGCCGAACGGGTTCCGTACTTAGCGAAAATCATGCCGGCATCCGATATCTCGATGGATGACATTTTCAAAGCAGGCGGCGTCAGTGCCATCATCAATGAACTAACAAAAATACCTGGAGCCATCCACCCGGATCGCATCACCATCACAGGAAAAACGATGAGGGAGGACGTCCAGGATTATCATATTACAAACGATCAAGTGATTCGGACGAAAGATAATCCGTACAGTCCGGTAGGCGGCTTATCCGTCCTATTCGGAAATATTGCTCCTGAAGGCGGAGTCATCAAAGTCGGGGCGGTCGATCCTTCCATCAAGCAGTTCACTGGTGAAGCGATTGTCTTCGAATCCCAGGAAGCTGCGCAGGAGAATATCGACAATGGCACAGTCCGTGAAGGGCATGTCGTCGTCATCCGCTACGAAGGTCCGAAAGGCGGGCCGGGCATGCCGGAAATGCTTGCTCCGACATCTTCCATCCAAGGAAGAGGCCTAGGAACGACAGTGGCGCTCATTACTGATGGCCGGTTCTCTGGGGCATCCCGAGGCATTTCCATCGGCCACATCTCACCGGAAGCGGCTGAAGGCGGGCCGATAGCATTAGTCGAAGATGGAGATATTATCGATATCGATTTGACGAACCGAACAATCGAGCTGAAAGTGTCAGACGAAATATTGGCAGCGCGCAAATCGAAGCTACAGCCATTTGAACCGAAAATTAAAAAAGGCTATTTGGCCAGATATTCAAAACTTGTCACGTCTGCAAGTACAGGCGGAGTAATGAAAATATAA